Proteins co-encoded in one Pseudorhizobium banfieldiae genomic window:
- a CDS encoding DMT family transporter, giving the protein MELWIPITIGAAFLQNMRSTLQKHLRGRLNTTGATFVRFGYGVPFALAYMAILHYGLGRPMPSPNLSFWLWSITGGLAQIGATFLLVYIFAFRNFAVGTAYSRTEPAQAALVALVLVGETVTVGTVIAIAISVVGVMLISVARTELTAKSLITSIGSRTAVIGLMSGFLFGISGVSYRYASLSLAPSLPAPDPVVQAGYTLMVVIIMQAIAMLVWIVLRERQELSRVVGAWRPALLVGFVGATASFGWFTAMTLQPAAVIKALAQVEMLFTFASSVFIFKEHINRLEFTGCVLIVLGILALVLI; this is encoded by the coding sequence ATGGAACTCTGGATACCGATCACCATTGGCGCAGCCTTTCTGCAGAACATGCGCTCGACTTTGCAGAAGCACCTGCGCGGTCGCCTGAACACGACCGGCGCGACCTTCGTGCGCTTCGGCTACGGCGTCCCCTTTGCGCTCGCCTACATGGCAATCCTGCACTACGGCCTCGGCCGGCCGATGCCTTCCCCGAACCTCTCCTTTTGGCTCTGGTCGATCACCGGCGGCCTGGCGCAGATCGGTGCTACCTTCCTGCTCGTCTATATCTTCGCCTTCCGGAACTTCGCTGTCGGCACGGCCTATTCACGCACGGAACCGGCGCAGGCTGCTCTTGTCGCTCTCGTATTGGTCGGCGAGACCGTGACCGTGGGTACGGTGATCGCGATTGCGATCTCGGTTGTCGGCGTCATGCTGATTTCGGTGGCAAGGACCGAGCTGACCGCGAAGTCGCTCATCACCTCCATCGGCAGCCGCACAGCCGTTATCGGCCTAATGTCGGGGTTCCTTTTCGGTATTTCCGGGGTCTCCTACCGCTACGCATCGCTGTCGCTGGCGCCGAGCCTACCAGCGCCCGATCCCGTCGTTCAGGCCGGCTATACCCTGATGGTGGTAATCATCATGCAGGCGATCGCCATGCTCGTCTGGATCGTCCTGCGGGAGCGACAGGAACTCAGCAGGGTCGTCGGGGCCTGGCGACCGGCCTTGCTGGTCGGTTTCGTGGGCGCAACCGCCTCCTTCGGCTGGTTTACGGCCATGACGCTTCAGCCGGCAGCCGTCATCAAGGCGCTCGCCCAGGTGGAAATGCTCTTCACCTTCGCGTCGTCCGTCTTCATCTTCAAGGAGCACATCAACCGGCTGGAGTTCACCGGCTGCGTGCTTATCGTGCTGGGGATCCTGGCGCTGGTCCTTATCTGA
- the argB gene encoding acetylglutamate kinase has product MSATDSELQAKLLAQALPYMQRYENKTIVVKYGGHAMGDNELGKAFAADIALLKQSGVNPIVVHGGGPQIGAMLNKMGIESKFEGGLRVTDAKTVEIVEMVLAGSINKEIVALINQTGEWAIGLCGKDGNMVFAEKAKKTIVDPDSNIERVLDLGFVGEVVEVDRTLLDLLAKSEMIPVIAPVAPGRDGATYNINADTFAGAIAGALRATRLLFLTDVPGVLDKDKQLIKELSVAQAQALIKDGTISGGMIPKVETCIDAIKAGVQGVVILNGKTAHSVLLEIFTEHGAGTLIVP; this is encoded by the coding sequence ATGAGCGCGACCGACAGCGAACTCCAGGCGAAACTTCTGGCCCAGGCGCTGCCCTACATGCAGCGCTACGAGAACAAGACGATCGTCGTGAAGTATGGCGGCCATGCCATGGGCGACAACGAACTCGGCAAGGCGTTCGCCGCCGACATCGCGCTTCTGAAACAGTCGGGCGTCAACCCGATCGTCGTCCATGGCGGCGGGCCGCAGATCGGCGCCATGCTGAACAAGATGGGCATCGAATCCAAGTTCGAAGGCGGGCTGCGGGTCACCGATGCGAAGACCGTCGAGATCGTCGAGATGGTCCTGGCCGGCTCGATCAACAAGGAGATCGTCGCGCTCATCAACCAGACGGGCGAATGGGCGATCGGACTTTGCGGCAAGGACGGCAACATGGTCTTCGCCGAGAAGGCCAAGAAGACCATCGTCGATCCGGACTCCAACATCGAACGGGTGCTGGATCTCGGATTTGTTGGCGAAGTGGTCGAGGTGGACCGAACCTTGCTCGACCTGCTGGCAAAGTCGGAGATGATTCCCGTCATCGCGCCCGTTGCCCCGGGCCGCGACGGCGCGACCTACAACATCAACGCCGACACCTTTGCAGGTGCCATCGCCGGCGCGCTGCGCGCGACGCGCCTGCTGTTCCTCACGGACGTCCCCGGCGTCCTCGACAAGGACAAGCAACTCATCAAGGAACTCTCGGTCGCCCAGGCACAGGCGCTGATCAAGGACGGGACAATCTCCGGCGGGATGATCCCGAAGGTCGAGACCTGCATCGACGCGATCAAGGCGGGCGTGCAGGGTGTTGTCATCCTCAACGGCAAGACGGCGCATTCCGTCCTGCTCGAGATCTTCACCGAGCACGGCGCGGGCACGCTGATCGTTCCCTGA
- the yihA gene encoding ribosome biogenesis GTP-binding protein YihA/YsxC — protein MPATMTPDEKPLFGRPWIFIRGVPSLKFLPPEGPLEVAFAGRSNVGKSSLINALVGHRGLARTSNTPGRTQELNYFVPEGYSGEGGDLPPMALVDMPGYGYAQAPKDQVDAWTKLVFDYLRGRATLKRVYVLIDSRHGIKKNDEEVLDLLDKAAVSYQIVLTKTDKIKEAGVPRLISETTEKIRKRPAAYPEIIATSSEKGKGLDELRHTIARTVGYSTV, from the coding sequence ATGCCCGCGACCATGACCCCGGACGAGAAGCCGCTCTTCGGCCGCCCCTGGATCTTCATCCGCGGCGTACCTTCGCTGAAATTCCTGCCGCCGGAAGGCCCGCTGGAAGTGGCCTTCGCAGGACGTTCCAATGTCGGCAAATCGTCGCTCATCAACGCCCTTGTCGGCCACAGGGGCCTTGCGCGAACCTCGAACACGCCCGGGCGCACGCAGGAGCTCAACTATTTCGTGCCGGAGGGGTACTCGGGGGAAGGCGGCGACCTGCCGCCAATGGCGCTCGTCGACATGCCGGGTTATGGCTATGCCCAGGCGCCTAAGGACCAGGTGGATGCCTGGACGAAGCTCGTCTTCGACTACCTGCGCGGACGCGCGACGTTGAAGCGGGTCTATGTGCTGATCGACAGCCGCCACGGCATCAAGAAGAACGATGAGGAGGTCCTGGATCTGCTCGACAAGGCTGCCGTGTCCTATCAGATCGTCCTCACCAAGACCGACAAGATCAAGGAGGCCGGCGTCCCGCGGCTGATCTCCGAGACTACGGAGAAGATCCGCAAGCGGCCGGCCGCCTATCCCGAGATCATCGCTACCTCCTCGGAGAAGGGAAAAGGGCTGGACGAGCTGCGCCATACCATTGCAAGGACGGTTGGCTACTCAACCGTCTGA
- a CDS encoding pyrimidine 5'-nucleotidase, whose product MIKPKTTPVAADFAHVRDWVFDLDNTLYPHHVNLFAQIDQNMSAFVAELLQLGPDEARALQKRYYHEHGTTLQGLMLNHNIDPNDFLERAHAIDYSALLPHPELGEAIKALPGRKFIFTNGSVPHAEAAARALGILDHFDDIFDIVAADYVPKPAGETYDKFANLHRVDTRHAAMFEDLPRNLKAPKALGMRTVLLTPRNLDDILIERWEVFSEEDDHIDYLTDDLQAFLSALTAG is encoded by the coding sequence ATGATCAAGCCGAAGACCACGCCTGTCGCCGCCGATTTCGCTCATGTCCGGGACTGGGTATTCGACCTCGACAACACGCTGTACCCGCATCACGTCAACCTGTTTGCGCAGATCGACCAGAACATGAGCGCCTTCGTGGCTGAGCTCTTGCAGCTTGGGCCCGATGAAGCCCGTGCGTTGCAGAAGCGTTACTACCACGAGCATGGAACAACCCTGCAGGGTCTGATGCTGAACCACAACATCGATCCCAACGACTTCCTGGAGAGGGCGCATGCGATCGACTATTCGGCGCTGCTGCCGCATCCGGAACTCGGAGAGGCAATCAAGGCACTACCCGGCCGCAAGTTCATCTTCACGAACGGAAGTGTTCCTCACGCCGAGGCGGCTGCGCGGGCGCTCGGAATTCTCGACCACTTCGACGACATCTTCGACATCGTCGCCGCGGACTACGTGCCGAAGCCGGCCGGCGAGACCTATGACAAGTTCGCCAATCTCCATCGCGTGGATACACGCCACGCCGCCATGTTCGAGGACCTGCCGCGCAATCTCAAGGCTCCAAAGGCGCTCGGCATGCGCACCGTGCTTTTAACGCCACGCAACCTGGACGACATCCTGATCGAGCGCTGGGAGGTGTTTTCGGAGGAGGACGACCACATCGACTACCTCACGGATGACCTCCAGGCCTTCCTATCCGCTCTCACCGCGGGCTGA